A section of the Luteolibacter flavescens genome encodes:
- a CDS encoding dynamin family protein — MPGERYFAVRDRLSELLGWIGDLASEVALETEPDHPQPVLNQPVLIAAVGEINAGKSSLLNALVGEELCPVSALPLTSEVRLYRHGEDVDNAVQPLLHECRRSLDYLRNFDLLDTPGTNAKYEGHREIAEPFLEHADLVLVVFTAENPWTAATWDVVSKLSPEALSRTAIVVQRIDLKENQDIPIILGHMRDLSLKRAGLVLPIFPVAARLGLEMKQSASPDPKKWVASRLSDLEHYISERICESYDRRQVLHDAWHHAARTLRRLDQKFETQRRGMEDDTWFLSNIEHEMEVQRDAALEAAPSALAEVMDRYRAEVDAVVRLLKMRLGWWRSLSRLFTGDASAAEIESSFAARMQETATGFGRDDAGRLVDACAAHWETVRPRVIERMGFEPGPCAIAGDAREGVLAKFVARLEKAVPRALAALRLRGVLDPLLRRRNSQLKTLVGLGLCFTLAAGVLGTLGQQHLALLLLFAAMGVFALAVVTSFVTRLSVAAGYRERLLAGAATFAEGLKADHGEAIRFLFRDHSLSLIKVRRQLAEEKAALQPRMERANSLYIALKSVELDL; from the coding sequence ATGCCGGGCGAGCGCTACTTTGCGGTTCGGGACCGTCTCTCCGAGCTATTGGGCTGGATCGGCGACCTGGCCAGCGAGGTCGCGCTCGAGACCGAGCCCGACCATCCGCAGCCGGTGCTGAACCAGCCCGTGCTGATCGCGGCCGTCGGCGAGATCAATGCGGGCAAGTCGTCCCTGCTCAATGCCCTCGTCGGCGAGGAGCTGTGCCCGGTGAGCGCGCTGCCGCTGACGTCCGAGGTGCGCCTCTACCGCCACGGGGAAGACGTGGACAATGCGGTGCAGCCGCTGCTCCACGAGTGCCGCAGGTCGCTCGATTACCTGCGGAACTTCGACCTGCTCGATACCCCGGGCACGAATGCGAAGTACGAGGGTCATCGTGAAATCGCCGAGCCCTTCCTGGAGCATGCGGATCTCGTGCTGGTCGTCTTCACCGCGGAGAATCCGTGGACGGCGGCGACTTGGGACGTGGTGTCAAAGCTCTCCCCCGAGGCGCTGTCCCGCACGGCCATCGTCGTGCAGCGCATCGACCTGAAGGAGAACCAGGACATCCCCATCATCCTCGGGCACATGCGGGATCTCTCGCTGAAGCGCGCGGGGCTGGTGCTCCCCATCTTCCCGGTGGCGGCACGGCTCGGCCTGGAGATGAAGCAGTCCGCATCGCCCGACCCGAAGAAGTGGGTGGCGAGCCGCCTTTCCGATCTCGAGCACTACATTTCCGAGCGCATCTGCGAGTCCTATGACCGCCGCCAGGTGCTGCACGATGCCTGGCACCACGCCGCGAGGACGCTCCGGCGGCTCGACCAGAAGTTCGAGACCCAGCGCCGCGGGATGGAGGACGACACGTGGTTCCTCTCCAATATCGAGCACGAGATGGAGGTGCAGCGGGATGCCGCGCTGGAGGCCGCGCCCAGTGCGCTGGCCGAGGTGATGGACCGCTACCGCGCCGAGGTGGATGCGGTGGTGCGCCTGCTGAAAATGCGTCTCGGCTGGTGGCGCTCGCTTTCGCGTCTCTTCACCGGGGATGCCTCCGCGGCGGAGATCGAGTCGTCCTTCGCCGCCCGCATGCAGGAGACCGCGACTGGCTTCGGCAGGGATGATGCGGGGCGTCTGGTAGATGCCTGTGCGGCCCACTGGGAAACGGTGAGGCCGCGGGTGATCGAGCGGATGGGCTTCGAGCCCGGTCCCTGCGCGATTGCAGGCGACGCACGCGAGGGAGTGCTGGCGAAGTTCGTGGCCCGGCTGGAGAAGGCGGTGCCGCGTGCGCTCGCGGCCCTGCGCTTGCGCGGCGTGCTGGATCCCTTGCTGCGCCGGAGGAATTCGCAGTTGAAGACCCTCGTCGGCCTCGGCCTGTGCTTCACGCTGGCTGCCGGTGTCCTCGGGACGCTGGGTCAGCAACATCTCGCGCTGCTCCTTTTGTTCGCGGCCATGGGTGTCTTCGCCCTGGCCGTGGTGACTTCCTTTGTCACGCGGCTGAGTGTCGCGGCGGGCTATCGCGAGCGTCTGCTCGCCGGTGCCGCCACTTTCGCCGAGGGGCTGAAGGCTGACCATGGCGAGGCGATCCGTTTTCTCTTCCGCGATCACTCGCTCAGCCTGATCAAGGTGCGCCGCCAGCTCGCCGAGGAGAAGGCGGCGCTGCAGCCGCGCATGGAGCGGGCGAATTCGCTCTACATCGCGCTGAAGTCCGTGGAGCTGGACCTCTGA
- a CDS encoding efflux RND transporter permease subunit — MAHFFIDRPVFAWVVSILIVMIGIISITQLPVAQYPQVAPPSISITANYAGASAETLTDTVTSVIEQQLNGIDNLLYMSSASDANGSATITLYFEPGTDADVAQVQVQNKVQLATPSLPQTVQQQGVVVAKATRNFMMFVALSSEDGSMDATALGNYLAANVLDPLRRVEGVGEVVQFGTQYAMRIWLDPDKLVSYNLTAGDVNSAIQTQNAQVPVGQLGSLPAVPGQQLNIILQGRASLREAEQFENIVLRVNTDGSRVYLRDVARVEMGGQDYSTSARIDGSPASAAAVKLAPTGNAMDAADQVRAEIKRLEQFFPPGVKVTYPMDTSAFVKISVEGVIKTLVEAIVLVFLVMYLFLQNFRATLIPTLVVPVALLGTCALMAAFGFSLNVLTMFGMVLAIGILVDDAIVVVENVERIMTEEGLPAKEATRKAMTQITGALIGITLVLTAVFIPMAFFGGSVGTIYRQFTMAMVSCMLFSVFLALSLTPALCATMLKQVEAGHHHAKGGFFGWFNRTFDSTTNYYQGIVKGWLKHAWTGLVALAGVTVLVGYLYNKMPSSFLPEEDQGYFLALVSLPDGATDERTRDVLLEAEKFFAQQEEIENYFTVAGFSFTGKAQNSGLAFLRLKPWDQRKGKEHNVQAIIQRSLMGLGGIKDAVVFPLNPAAIPELGNSSGFDFWLQDVGGVGHEALMAARDQLLGMAAQNDVLAGVRPQGLNDTAQMKIEIDQDKASALGITPGDVNTVMQTSFGSSYVNNFVNGTRVQRVIVQLDAMFRMKPDDLGNVYVRNNQGKMVPLSAFTRTDWSFGSPQLQRYDGLPAVNIVGSAKPGLSSGQAMDEMEKLAGQLPAGIGFSWSGQSLEEQISGNQAPMLYAVSLAIVFLCLAALYESWSIPAAVIMVVPLGIVGALAAVFARDLPNDVYFKVGLLTTVGLSTKNAILIIEFALDLEKEGKGLIEATLEAVKLRLRPILMTSMAFVLGVMPLVISSGAGSASQNAIGTGVAGGMVSGTVLAVFLVPLFYVVIRRLTKGKVTAKNPESNSGEKPQNTELSHA, encoded by the coding sequence ATGGCCCACTTCTTCATCGACCGCCCCGTCTTCGCGTGGGTCGTCTCCATCCTGATCGTGATGATCGGCATCATCTCGATCACGCAGCTACCCGTGGCGCAGTACCCACAGGTGGCCCCGCCTTCGATCTCGATCACGGCGAACTACGCCGGTGCCTCCGCCGAGACGCTCACCGACACGGTGACCTCGGTCATCGAGCAGCAGCTCAACGGCATCGACAACCTGCTCTACATGTCGTCCGCGAGTGATGCGAACGGCAGCGCCACCATCACCCTTTACTTCGAGCCGGGCACCGATGCTGACGTGGCGCAGGTGCAGGTGCAGAACAAGGTCCAGCTCGCCACGCCGAGCCTGCCGCAGACCGTGCAGCAGCAGGGCGTGGTCGTGGCAAAGGCGACTCGGAATTTCATGATGTTCGTCGCGCTGTCCTCCGAGGACGGCAGCATGGACGCCACCGCGCTGGGCAACTACCTCGCGGCAAACGTGCTCGACCCGCTGCGCCGCGTGGAAGGCGTGGGTGAGGTGGTGCAATTCGGCACCCAGTACGCGATGCGCATCTGGCTCGATCCTGACAAGCTGGTGAGCTACAATCTCACGGCGGGCGACGTGAACTCCGCCATCCAGACGCAGAATGCGCAGGTCCCTGTCGGCCAGCTCGGCTCGCTGCCCGCGGTGCCCGGCCAGCAACTCAATATCATTCTCCAGGGTCGCGCCAGCCTCCGCGAGGCGGAGCAGTTCGAGAACATCGTGCTGCGCGTGAATACCGACGGCTCCCGCGTTTACCTGCGCGACGTCGCCCGTGTGGAAATGGGTGGCCAGGACTACTCGACCAGCGCCCGCATCGATGGCAGCCCGGCATCCGCCGCCGCCGTGAAGCTCGCGCCGACCGGCAATGCGATGGACGCCGCCGACCAGGTGCGCGCCGAGATCAAGCGCCTCGAGCAATTCTTCCCGCCCGGCGTGAAGGTGACCTACCCGATGGACACCTCCGCCTTCGTGAAGATCTCCGTGGAGGGCGTGATCAAGACCCTCGTGGAAGCGATCGTGCTCGTCTTCCTCGTGATGTATCTCTTCCTGCAGAATTTCCGCGCCACGCTCATCCCGACGCTGGTGGTGCCGGTCGCGCTGCTCGGCACCTGTGCGCTCATGGCGGCCTTCGGCTTCTCGTTGAACGTGCTCACCATGTTCGGCATGGTGCTCGCCATCGGTATCCTCGTGGACGACGCCATCGTGGTGGTGGAAAACGTGGAGCGCATCATGACCGAGGAAGGCCTGCCCGCGAAGGAGGCCACCCGCAAGGCGATGACCCAGATCACCGGCGCGCTCATCGGCATCACGCTGGTGCTGACCGCGGTGTTCATCCCGATGGCGTTCTTCGGCGGATCGGTGGGCACCATCTACCGCCAGTTCACCATGGCGATGGTGTCGTGCATGCTCTTCTCCGTCTTCCTCGCGCTCTCGCTGACGCCCGCCCTCTGCGCCACCATGCTGAAGCAGGTGGAGGCCGGTCACCATCATGCTAAGGGCGGCTTCTTCGGTTGGTTCAACCGCACCTTCGATTCGACCACGAATTACTATCAGGGCATCGTGAAGGGCTGGCTGAAGCACGCCTGGACCGGTCTCGTCGCCCTCGCCGGTGTGACCGTGCTGGTCGGCTACCTCTACAACAAGATGCCGTCGTCCTTCCTGCCCGAGGAAGACCAGGGCTACTTCCTCGCGCTGGTCAGCCTGCCTGACGGTGCCACCGACGAGCGCACCCGCGACGTGCTGCTGGAGGCCGAGAAATTCTTCGCCCAGCAGGAGGAGATCGAGAACTACTTCACCGTCGCCGGCTTCAGCTTCACGGGTAAGGCACAGAACTCCGGCCTCGCCTTCCTGCGCCTCAAGCCATGGGACCAGCGGAAGGGCAAGGAGCACAACGTGCAGGCCATCATCCAGCGCAGCCTCATGGGGCTCGGCGGGATTAAGGATGCCGTGGTCTTCCCCCTCAATCCGGCGGCCATTCCCGAGCTGGGCAACTCCTCCGGCTTCGACTTCTGGCTGCAGGACGTGGGTGGCGTCGGCCACGAGGCGCTCATGGCCGCACGTGACCAGCTTCTCGGCATGGCCGCGCAGAATGATGTGCTCGCAGGCGTGCGTCCGCAGGGCCTGAACGACACCGCGCAGATGAAGATCGAGATCGATCAGGACAAGGCCAGCGCGCTCGGCATCACACCGGGTGACGTGAATACGGTCATGCAGACGTCCTTCGGCTCGTCCTACGTGAACAACTTCGTCAATGGCACCCGCGTGCAGCGCGTGATCGTGCAGCTCGACGCGATGTTCCGCATGAAGCCGGACGACCTCGGCAACGTGTATGTCCGGAACAACCAGGGAAAGATGGTGCCGCTGTCCGCCTTCACCCGCACGGACTGGTCCTTCGGCTCGCCGCAGCTCCAGCGCTATGACGGCCTGCCCGCCGTGAATATCGTGGGCTCCGCCAAGCCGGGCCTCAGCTCCGGCCAGGCGATGGACGAGATGGAAAAGCTCGCCGGCCAGCTTCCCGCAGGCATCGGCTTCTCATGGAGCGGCCAGTCGCTGGAAGAGCAGATCTCCGGCAACCAGGCACCGATGCTCTACGCCGTCTCGCTCGCCATCGTCTTCCTCTGCCTTGCCGCGCTTTATGAAAGCTGGTCGATCCCGGCAGCGGTCATCATGGTGGTGCCGCTCGGCATCGTCGGCGCGCTCGCCGCGGTGTTCGCCCGCGACTTGCCGAATGACGTGTATTTCAAGGTGGGCCTGCTCACCACCGTGGGTCTCTCGACGAAGAACGCCATCCTGATCATCGAGTTCGCGCTCGACCTGGAGAAGGAGGGCAAGGGACTCATCGAAGCCACGCTCGAAGCGGTGAAGCTCCGCCTCCGCCCCATCCTCATGACCTCCATGGCCTTCGTCCTCGGGGTGATGCCGCTGGTCATCAGCAGCGGTGCAGGCTCCGCGAGCCAGAACGCGATCGGCACCGGCGTGGCGGGTGGCATGGTCTCTGGCACCGTCCTTGCCGTCTTCCTTGTCCCACTGTTCTATGTGGTCATCCGCCGCCTGACAAAAGGCAAGGTGACTGCCAAAAATCCGGAATCAAACTCAGGTGAAAAACCTCAGAATACCGAACTCTCCCATGCGTAA
- a CDS encoding efflux transporter outer membrane subunit has protein sequence MRNSLLLALPVLLASCNMEPALDKITSPVSESYTGNDGSGGVPADIAWQKFFTDPRLKRLVAIGLENNRDLRVATLNVEQARAQYGISRSQLFPTVNVSGSGQRSRTPGTLSQGGTAVEAKSYDVSVGVTSYELDLFGRVRSQNNAALEQYFASDAARVGAQISLVSEIANAYFTERSAVEQMELSQRTLNAVSETYDLTKMRFDAGDVSELDLRSVDVQVQTAKANLAAFQQRRAEANNAIAFLIGTAVPSNLPSGRGLEGGLVSEVKAGVSSQLLVRRPDIREAEHQLRSANANIGAARAAFFPRVTLTGGGGTASKSLGDLFQSGSTAWSFAPQISVPIFDGGFNKATLDVAEVRKQIEVARYERSIQNAFREVSDGLAARKGLNGQIAAFEGLVNAQQKRFDLADARYKQGVDSYFEVLTAQQDLFDAQASLIQLRLSRVVNSVGLYKALGGGW, from the coding sequence ATGCGTAATTCACTACTTCTCGCCCTGCCCGTGCTTCTCGCCTCGTGCAACATGGAGCCGGCGCTGGACAAAATCACGTCTCCCGTCTCGGAGTCGTACACCGGGAATGACGGTAGCGGCGGCGTGCCTGCCGATATCGCCTGGCAGAAGTTCTTCACGGATCCTCGCCTGAAGCGCCTCGTCGCCATCGGCCTCGAGAACAACCGCGACCTGCGCGTGGCCACCCTCAATGTCGAGCAGGCCCGCGCCCAGTACGGCATCTCTCGTAGCCAGCTCTTCCCGACGGTGAATGTCTCGGGCAGCGGACAGCGCAGCCGCACCCCTGGCACCCTCTCGCAGGGTGGCACGGCGGTGGAGGCGAAGTCCTACGATGTCTCGGTCGGCGTCACTTCCTACGAGCTGGATCTCTTCGGCCGCGTCCGCAGCCAGAACAATGCCGCGCTCGAGCAGTACTTCGCCAGCGATGCCGCCCGCGTGGGTGCGCAGATCTCCCTCGTCTCGGAGATCGCGAACGCCTACTTCACCGAGCGCTCGGCCGTCGAGCAGATGGAGCTTTCCCAGCGCACGCTGAATGCCGTCAGCGAGACTTACGACCTGACGAAGATGCGCTTCGACGCCGGTGACGTCTCCGAGCTCGACCTGCGCTCCGTGGACGTCCAGGTGCAGACCGCCAAGGCCAATCTCGCTGCCTTCCAGCAGCGCCGCGCCGAAGCGAACAACGCCATCGCATTCCTCATCGGCACCGCCGTCCCGTCGAACCTGCCCTCAGGTCGCGGACTTGAAGGCGGCCTCGTCTCCGAGGTGAAGGCCGGGGTTTCCTCGCAGTTGCTTGTCCGCCGTCCGGACATCCGCGAAGCCGAGCACCAGCTCCGCTCCGCGAATGCGAACATCGGCGCCGCGCGCGCCGCGTTCTTCCCGCGCGTCACCCTCACGGGTGGCGGTGGCACGGCCAGCAAGAGCCTCGGCGATCTCTTCCAGAGCGGCAGCACCGCATGGAGCTTCGCCCCGCAGATCAGCGTGCCGATCTTCGACGGTGGCTTCAACAAGGCCACGCTCGACGTCGCCGAGGTCCGCAAGCAGATCGAGGTCGCACGCTACGAGCGCTCGATCCAGAATGCCTTCCGCGAAGTGTCCGACGGCCTCGCTGCCCGCAAGGGTCTCAATGGCCAGATCGCGGCCTTCGAAGGTCTTGTCAACGCTCAGCAGAAGCGCTTCGATCTTGCCGATGCCCGCTACAAGCAGGGTGTGGACAGCTACTTCGAAGTGCTGACCGCACAGCAGGATCTCTTCGATGCGCAGGCCTCACTCATCCAGCTCCGCCTCTCCCGCGTGGTGAATTCCGTCGGCCTCTACAAGGCCCTCGGCGGCGGCTGGTAA
- the mtnP gene encoding S-methyl-5'-thioadenosine phosphorylase has translation MATAIGIIGGSGLYEIDGFEKAEERAIATPFGDPSDVLVGGTLGGREVWFLPRHGRGHRLLPTEINHRANLWALRSVGVRHLICVTAVGSLKEEYHPRDIVLPDQYFDRTSRRELHTFFGGGIVGHVSFADPVSAGMRGILKEAATAEGAKVHDRGTYVNMDGPAFSTRAESETNRKLGFDIIGMTNLPEAKLARESEIALATLAMITDYDCWKVEEEPVTAEAVMGHLHANVSMAKRIIARAIALIPAEAEWPEHRSLDGAIMTPRHLWPAEKVESLRPMLQRFL, from the coding sequence ATGGCTACGGCGATTGGCATCATCGGGGGGAGCGGGCTTTACGAAATCGACGGCTTTGAGAAGGCGGAGGAGCGCGCGATCGCGACGCCCTTCGGCGATCCCTCGGACGTGTTGGTCGGCGGCACGCTCGGCGGACGCGAGGTGTGGTTCCTGCCCCGCCACGGTCGCGGGCATCGCCTGCTGCCGACGGAGATCAATCATCGCGCGAACCTGTGGGCGCTGCGTTCGGTCGGCGTGCGCCACCTCATCTGCGTGACTGCGGTGGGCAGCCTGAAGGAGGAGTATCACCCGCGCGACATCGTCCTGCCGGACCAGTATTTCGACCGCACCAGCAGGCGGGAGCTTCACACGTTCTTCGGCGGCGGCATCGTCGGGCACGTCTCCTTCGCCGATCCGGTCAGCGCCGGGATGCGGGGCATCTTGAAGGAGGCGGCGACGGCGGAGGGCGCGAAGGTCCACGACCGCGGCACCTATGTGAACATGGACGGCCCGGCCTTCTCGACGCGTGCGGAGAGCGAGACGAATCGCAAGCTCGGCTTCGACATCATCGGCATGACGAATCTTCCCGAGGCGAAGCTCGCCCGCGAGTCGGAGATCGCGCTGGCGACGCTGGCGATGATCACCGACTACGATTGCTGGAAGGTGGAGGAGGAGCCCGTGACCGCCGAGGCGGTGATGGGTCACCTGCATGCGAATGTTTCCATGGCGAAGCGGATCATCGCCCGCGCCATCGCCCTCATCCCCGCGGAGGCGGAGTGGCCGGAGCACCGCTCGCTCGATGGTGCGATCATGACGCCGCGGCACCTCTGGCCTGCGGAGAAGGTGGAGTCGCTGCGCCCGATGCTTCAGCGTTTCTTGTGA
- a CDS encoding efflux RND transporter periplasmic adaptor subunit, translating into MRPVLFLPLTSLLLIPSCGKKQAAGPPQMPPAAVTVLPAATETVSITRELPGRLDAIRVAQVRARISGILLEKSYEEGADVNAGDLLFKIDPAPLEAAKENAAATLARAEANLAQTETQLGRYKTLVGSNAVSKQDFDNAESAVKVAAAELKAAQAALKTAELDLGYATVTSPISGRAGRAQVTEGALVGEGEATPMAIIQQLDPIYFDFTQSSADLISLRRATSNGELSKVDMSKATATLILEDGSEYPATGKILFSEASVDPSTGMVSLRAEFPNPDKLLLPGMFARARVVQAIRENVVTVPQRAVTRQQGGAGSVMVVDENNVAQARIIKTENAVGDKWVVTSGLKAGEKVIIEGLLKARPGAPVAPEPFTPKAETSQTASKESDKG; encoded by the coding sequence ATGCGCCCTGTCCTTTTCCTCCCGCTTACCTCGCTGCTTCTTATTCCATCATGCGGGAAAAAGCAAGCCGCCGGGCCACCGCAGATGCCGCCTGCTGCGGTGACTGTCCTGCCTGCGGCCACCGAGACCGTGAGCATCACCCGCGAGCTGCCGGGCCGCCTCGACGCCATTCGCGTCGCCCAGGTGCGCGCCCGCATTTCCGGCATCCTGCTGGAGAAGTCCTACGAGGAAGGTGCCGACGTGAATGCCGGTGACCTGCTCTTCAAGATCGATCCCGCGCCGCTGGAGGCTGCGAAGGAGAATGCGGCAGCCACGCTGGCCCGCGCGGAGGCAAACCTCGCACAGACCGAGACACAGCTCGGTCGCTACAAGACGCTCGTGGGCTCGAACGCCGTCAGCAAGCAGGACTTCGACAACGCCGAGTCCGCCGTGAAGGTGGCCGCCGCCGAGCTGAAGGCCGCCCAAGCCGCCCTGAAGACCGCTGAACTCGATCTCGGCTACGCCACCGTCACCTCGCCGATTTCCGGCCGCGCCGGTCGCGCCCAGGTCACCGAGGGTGCGCTGGTCGGGGAAGGGGAGGCGACCCCGATGGCGATCATCCAGCAGCTCGACCCGATCTACTTCGACTTCACCCAGTCGAGCGCCGACCTGATCTCGCTGCGCCGCGCCACCAGCAATGGCGAGCTTTCCAAGGTGGACATGAGCAAGGCCACCGCCACGCTCATCCTGGAAGACGGCAGCGAGTATCCCGCCACCGGCAAGATCCTCTTCTCCGAAGCCTCCGTCGATCCATCCACCGGCATGGTCAGCCTGCGCGCCGAGTTCCCGAATCCCGACAAGCTCCTGCTTCCCGGCATGTTCGCCCGTGCCCGCGTGGTGCAGGCGATCCGCGAGAATGTGGTCACCGTCCCGCAGCGCGCCGTGACTCGCCAGCAGGGCGGTGCCGGCAGCGTGATGGTGGTGGACGAAAACAACGTCGCCCAGGCCCGCATCATCAAGACCGAGAACGCGGTCGGCGACAAGTGGGTGGTGACCTCCGGCCTGAAGGCTGGAGAGAAGGTCATCATCGAGGGGCTGCTCAAGGCCCGCCCCGGAGCCCCGGTCGCCCCGGAGCCCTTCACTCCGAAAGCAGAAACCAGCCAGACGGCCTCCAAGGAGTCCGACAAAGGCTGA
- a CDS encoding LysR family transcriptional regulator produces the protein MELRHLRYFVAVADALNFRRAAERLNVTRPALSKQIKDLEEETGIRLLERDTVSVALTDAGSVFLAEARAILADVERAVDLAREAQDGRRGELRIGSVGQMASGFLPGALKAFGAQFPAVDVSFVEMTPIEQLAALGTGEIHLGFAYGRDAEQVAGISSLPLVRSNFGVSVSQLHPFADRKRIPLEELSKQTLLSVGAEAASNHRRDMLRIFQEEGVTPGVLRQISGFDALLNMIAADQGVSMLPEVLDLRNSHAIVTIPLDVKRCILDFTMWAVWRSESPSLLVRNFVRLLEQNRPVIAKQRAS, from the coding sequence ATGGAGCTGCGGCACCTCAGGTATTTCGTGGCGGTGGCGGACGCATTGAATTTCCGCCGTGCTGCCGAGCGTCTGAATGTGACGCGTCCCGCTCTCAGCAAGCAGATCAAGGACTTGGAAGAAGAGACGGGCATCCGCCTACTCGAGCGCGACACCGTGAGCGTGGCGCTGACGGACGCGGGCTCCGTCTTCCTCGCGGAGGCCCGCGCCATCCTCGCCGATGTCGAGCGCGCCGTGGATCTCGCCCGCGAGGCGCAGGACGGGCGGCGCGGCGAGTTGCGCATCGGCAGCGTGGGGCAGATGGCCTCCGGATTCCTGCCCGGCGCGCTGAAGGCCTTCGGAGCGCAATTCCCCGCTGTGGATGTCTCCTTCGTGGAAATGACGCCCATCGAGCAGCTCGCGGCGCTGGGCACCGGGGAGATCCACCTGGGCTTCGCCTACGGGCGCGATGCCGAGCAGGTGGCCGGTATTTCCAGCCTGCCGCTGGTGCGGTCGAATTTCGGCGTGTCGGTTTCACAGCTCCACCCCTTCGCCGACCGCAAGCGCATCCCGCTGGAAGAACTCTCGAAGCAGACGCTCCTCAGCGTGGGGGCCGAGGCGGCATCGAACCACCGCCGGGACATGCTGCGCATCTTCCAGGAAGAAGGCGTCACGCCGGGCGTGCTGCGCCAGATCTCAGGATTCGACGCGCTGCTGAACATGATCGCCGCCGACCAAGGCGTCTCCATGCTGCCCGAGGTGCTCGATTTGCGGAACAGCCACGCCATCGTCACGATCCCGCTGGACGTGAAGCGATGCATCCTGGACTTCACGATGTGGGCCGTGTGGCGGTCGGAGAGCCCTTCCCTGCTGGTGCGGAATTTCGTGCGACTGCTGGAGCAAAACCGCCCGGTCATCGCCAAGCAGCGCGCGTCCTGA
- a CDS encoding polysaccharide deacetylase family protein, whose product MRNPIESLGYKILTASSQAASSEEGLPKLSRRGFMVLGTALGSSCSMVSSAKPDAPAAAAPVDPAAAPARTAQNKEYRTPRARGPVPRNPDMSLPAGGASSGVTFSRVAVSQPYIALTFDDGPHPKNTPRLLDMLRERNIKATFYVIGRNVDLYPTVLRRTVSEGHEIGNHTYTHPILSKLSDSAIRQELTKCRDAVARAAGVQPRTMRPPYGALLQRQREWVRSELNYPTIMWSVDPLDWKRPGASVITSRILSGTTPGAIVLAHDLHASTVDAMPATLDGLLNKGFKFVTVSQLLAMGAQSAPGQVAGQ is encoded by the coding sequence ATGAGAAATCCCATTGAATCGCTCGGCTACAAGATCCTGACCGCTTCTTCGCAGGCAGCTTCCTCGGAGGAAGGACTGCCGAAACTTTCCCGCCGCGGATTCATGGTGCTCGGCACGGCCCTCGGCAGCAGTTGCTCGATGGTGTCCTCGGCGAAGCCGGATGCGCCTGCCGCCGCCGCACCGGTGGACCCGGCTGCTGCTCCCGCACGCACCGCGCAGAACAAGGAATACCGCACCCCGCGCGCCCGTGGCCCGGTGCCGCGGAATCCGGACATGAGCCTGCCCGCAGGCGGTGCTTCCTCCGGCGTGACCTTTTCCCGCGTCGCGGTCTCGCAGCCGTACATCGCGCTCACCTTTGACGATGGCCCGCACCCGAAGAACACCCCGCGCCTGCTGGACATGCTGCGCGAGCGGAACATCAAGGCGACCTTCTACGTGATCGGCCGGAATGTGGACCTCTACCCGACCGTGCTGCGCCGCACCGTCTCGGAAGGCCACGAGATCGGCAATCACACCTACACGCACCCCATCCTCAGCAAGCTCAGCGACTCCGCCATCCGGCAGGAGCTGACGAAGTGCCGCGATGCCGTGGCGCGCGCCGCCGGCGTCCAGCCGCGCACGATGCGCCCGCCGTATGGCGCGCTGCTCCAGCGCCAGCGCGAGTGGGTGCGCTCCGAGCTGAACTACCCGACCATCATGTGGTCGGTCGATCCGCTCGACTGGAAGCGCCCGGGTGCCTCCGTGATCACTTCCCGCATCCTCTCCGGCACCACGCCGGGTGCCATCGTGCTGGCCCACGACCTCCACGCGAGCACGGTGGACGCCATGCCCGCGACGCTGGATGGCCTGCTGAACAAGGGATTCAAGTTCGTGACCGTGTCGCAGTTGCTCGCCATGGGCGCCCAGTCGGCTCCCGGCCAGGTGGCAGGCCAGTAA